A portion of the Juglans microcarpa x Juglans regia isolate MS1-56 chromosome 1D, Jm3101_v1.0, whole genome shotgun sequence genome contains these proteins:
- the LOC121235618 gene encoding pentatricopeptide repeat-containing protein At2g17210-like, which translates to MIRGNGKAKIPTVGFWFYRRMVRERVEMDCRSFVLRSRICEMGFSSDLIVQNGLVHFYAERGCLDFARKFFDETLVKDVVTWTSRIDRYVVHNCSDEALELFNLMLLSDIEPNEVTMIAVAQHLMVFLCKALSRHLADLRPISIFGILL; encoded by the exons ATGATCAGAGGCAACGGTAAAGCTAAAATTCCCACTGTGGGTTTTTGGTTTTATCGTCGTATGGTAAGAGAACGCGTCGAAATGGACTGCCGGAGCTTTGTTTTGCGCTCAAG GATTTGTGAGATGGGTTTTAGTTCGGATTTGATAGTACAAAATGGATTGGTCCATTTCTATGCTGAGCGCGGGTGTTTGGATTTTGCACGTAAATTTTTCGATGAAACTCTGGTGAAGGATGTTGTTACTTGGACCTCAAGAATTGATAGGTATGTGGTGCATAATTGCTCGGATGAGGCTTTGGAATTGTTCAATCTGATGCTGTTGAGTGATATTGAGCCAAATgaggttaccatgattgcg GTGGCCCAACATCTGATGGTGTTCCTATGCAAAGCACTGAGTAGGCATCTGGCTGATCTTCGTCCAATTTCAATATTTGGTATCCTACTTTAG